A stretch of Telopea speciosissima isolate NSW1024214 ecotype Mountain lineage chromosome 11, Tspe_v1, whole genome shotgun sequence DNA encodes these proteins:
- the LOC122645385 gene encoding delta(7)-sterol-C5(6)-desaturase-like, which produces MRTDTPSVLQRMVWTPVSIADDIDIDIGLLNLRRHLPEISLVEMEDYLQIFVDETNFLNRIVLGSFLPDNLWKPLPHFVQTWIRNYIGGTLVYFVSGFLWCFYIYYWKRNVYIPKDAIPSRNAMLLQIIVAMKAMPWYSALPTVSEYMVENGWTRCFPRISDIGWLAYLVYLVVYFAFVEFGIYWMHRELHDIKPLYKYLHATHHIYNKQNTLSPFAGLAFHPLDGILQAVPHVIALFLIPTHFITHIVLLFLEAIWTTNIHDCIHGKAWSVMGAGYHTIHHTTYRHNYGHYTIWMDWMFGTLRDPIPDSSKKVM; this is translated from the exons ATGCGCACCGACACCCCgtcggtactgcagaggatggTCTGGACACCAGTATCAATTGccgatgatattgatatcgatattG GACTTTTGAATCTCCGGCGACATTTGCCGGAGATTTCTCTTGTGGAAATGGAAGACTACTTGCAGATTTTCGTAGACGAAACCAACTTCTTAAACCGCATTGTACTTGGAAGCTTTCTGCCTGATAATCTTTGGAAGCCTCTTCCTCACTTTGTCCAGACTTGGATTCGGAATTACATTGGCGGAACCTTAGTTTACTTTGTCTCTGGGTTTCTCTGGTGTTTCTACATTTACTACTGGAAGCGAAACGTATATATCCCAAAAG ATGCCATACCTTCAAGAAATGCCATGCTACTGCAAATAATTGTTGCAATGAAGGCCATGCCATGGTATTCTGCTCTTCCAACAGTTTCTGAGTACATGGTTGAAAATGGCTGGACAAGGTGTTTTCCTAGAATAAGTGACATAGGTTGGCTGGCCTACCTTGTCTACTTGGTGGTTTATTTTGCATTTGTTGAGTTTGGGATCTATTGGATGCACAGAGAGTTGCATGATATTAAACCTTTGTACAAATATCTTCATGCAACACATCACATCTACAACAAGCAGAACACGCTTTCTCCTTTTGCTG GTTTGGCATTTCATCCACTGGACGGGATATTACAGGCAGTACCACATGTGATAGCACTCTTCTTGATTCCAACCCATTTCATTACTCACATTGTTCTCTTATTTCTTGAAGCTATATGGACAACAAACATTCATGACTGCATCCATGGCAAAGCATGGTCTGTCATGGGGGCTGGTTACCACACAATTCACCATACTACTTACCGACATAACTATGGCCACTACACAATATGGATGGATTGGATGTTCGGTACTCTTCGTGACCCAATACCAGACTCATCAAAGAAGGTCATGTAA
- the LOC122646777 gene encoding probable leucine-rich repeat receptor-like protein kinase At1g68400, whose protein sequence is MAKPIHRYLHFIVLLSLLHFILSQPSLNPDFKILLAFKNASDTTNKLSSWNETVDLCTWYGVSCNRGRVYRLVLEGLELRGGFEPLASLNQLRVLSLKQNRLSGTIPDLSNLSALKLLFLSYNQFSGEFPSSIPSLTRLYRLDLSYNNISGQIPVTVNHLTHLLTLRLEGNQFSGPITGLNLPNLQDFNVSSNQLTGAVPTSLSSFPQTAFVNNPVLCGSPLPSCKSTAPDGAVASPVSPVKGSPAVISSSPAVSGANAQGNGHRSGARKMSMLAVIAIIVGDLLVLCLVSLLLYCYFLRSYVAKIRDGRGSRLLESEKVVYSAGPYPPQAGNDRGKMVFFEEGGSKRFELEDLLRASAEMLGKGGFGTAYKAILDDGNVVAVKRLKEVQVGGKREFEQHMELLGRLRHPNVVSLKAYYYARDEKLLVYAYMPNGSLFWLLHGNRGPGRTPLDWTTRLKIAAGAARGVAYIHHYYRSPRLAHGNIRSTNVLLDNTGNARVCDYGLSVFASPNSLPRSTGYRAPEVTDGRRYSQKADVYAFGVLLLELLTGKCPFVMEGGAPGGGYGGVVDLPRWVQSVVREEWTAEVFDLELMRYKDIEEEMVGLLQIAMACTSPSPDQRPKIGYVVKMIEEIRGVEMTPSHESDSVSDSPNVSDDTGGVSH, encoded by the exons ATGGCGAAACCTATACACAGATATCTGCATTTCATCGTCttgctttctcttcttcatttcatcctcTCACAGCCATCTTTAAATCCGGATTTCAAGATCTTACTAGCGTTCAAAAACGCTTCAGATACTACTAACAAGCTCAGTAGCTGGAACGAAACCGTCGACCTGTGCACTTGGTACGGCGTTTCATGCAATCGTGGCCGCGTTTATCGCCTCGTTCTGGAAGGACTAGAACTCCGTGGCGGTTTTGAACCGTTAGCCTCTTTGAATCAGCTTCGCGTTCTAAGTCTCAAGCAAAACCGTCTCTCTGGTACCATTCCCGACCTGTCTAACCTCTCTGCACTCAagcttcttttcctctcttacAACCAGTTTTCTGGCGAGTTTCCGTCGTCCATACCATCTCTTACCCGGCTTTACCGTCTCGACCTGTCTTACAACAACATCTCCGGTCAGATTCCGGTCACAGTCAACCATCTCACTCACCTTCTCACTCTACGCCTCGAAGGAAACCAGTTTTCTGGCCCGATTACAGGTTTGAATCTCCCTAATCTGCAGGACTTCAATGTTTCCAGTAATCAACTCACAGGAGCCGTACCGACGTCCCTCTCCAGTTTCCCCCAAACGGCTTTCGTTAACAACCCGGTTTTGTGCGGTTCACCATTGCCGAGCTGTAAGAGCACAGCACCGGATGGGGCCGTGGCGTCTCCAGTAAGTCCAGTTAAAGGAAGTCCTGCGGTTATCTCATCGTCTCCAGCGGTTTCTGGCGCCAACGCACAGGGAAATGGTCACCGTAGTGGAGCCAGGAAGATGAGTATGCTCGCCGTGATAGCTATCATAGTCGGCGATCTTTTGGTGCTCTGCTTGGTTTCGCTCCTCTTGTACTGCTATTTCTTGAGGAGTTACGTAGCAAAAATCCGGGACGGCAGAGGCTCTCGATTACTCGAGAGTGAAAAGGTCGTTTACTCGGCAGGTCCGTACCCACCTCAAGCAGGTAACGATAGAGGAAAAATGGTTTTCTTCGAGGAAGGGGGATCGAAGCGTTTCGAGTTGGAGGATTTGCTTAGAGCTTCTGCAGAAATGCTGGGGAAAGGTGGGTTTGGGACGGCGTATAAGGCTATTCTCGACGATGGAAACGTCGTCGCCGTTAAACGGCTTAAAGAAGTTCAGGTTGGAGGGAAGCGTGAGTTCGAACAGCATATGGAACTGTTGGGCCGGTTACGGCACCCTAACGTCGTTAGTCTCAAGGCTTACTACTACGCTAGAGATGAGAAGTTGCTGGTCTACGCCTACATGCCTAATGGAAGCCTCTTCTGGCTCCTCCACG GTAACCGAGGACCGGGTCGAACTCCGCTAGACTGGACGACGAGGTTGAAGATCGCAGCTGGAGCGGCTCGTGGAGTCGCCTATATCCACCACTATTACCGGTCACCGAGACTGGCTCACGGGAATATCAGATCCACCAATGTACTCCTTGATAATACCGGAAATGCCCGGGTCTGTGATTACGGTCTCTCTGTCTTTGCTTCTCCAAATAGTTTACCCAGATCGACAGGCTATCGTGCGCCGGAGGTGACGGATGGCCGTAGATACTCACAGAAGGCGGATGTGTACGCCTTCGGTGTATTGCTACTGGAGTTGCTGACGGGGAAATGCCCTTTTGTGATGGAGGGTGGTGCGCCTGGGGGTGGTTACGGTGGGGTTGTTGATCTGCCAAGGTGGGTCCAGTCGGTGGTGAGGGAGGAATGGACGGCGGAGGTTTTCGATCTGGAATTGATGAGGTACAAGGATATTGAGGAGGAGATGGTTGGGTTACTCCAGATCGCCATGGCATGCACGTCTCCCTCACCGGATCAACGGCCCAAGATAGGTTACGTTGTGAAGATGATTGAGGAGATCAGAGGAGTAGAGATGACACCGTCGCACGAGTCTGACTCGGTTTCTGACTCGCCTAACGTGTCAGATGACACAGGAGGGGTGAGTCACTGA